In Pedosphaera parvula Ellin514, the genomic stretch CGTAATTTTTTTCGGTGACGTTTCGGGCAAAGGAATTCCCGCTTCCATGTTCATGGTGCGTGCCATCAGCCTGGCACGTTTGCTGGCGCGGGACATGGCCGAGCCTGAACACATCCTTGCGCGGCTGAATGATGAACTCGCAACTGACAACCCTTCGGGAATGTTTGTCACTTTTCTTTGCGCGGTGTTCGAGCCGAAATCAGGCCGACTGACCCTGGCCAACGCGGGCCACTGTCGCCCGGTTTTGCGACCGGCCGATGCACCGCCGCGTTGGGCGATGAAAAATCTCGGCACGGCCCTTGGCTTCGAACCGGGCATGGAATTTGAACGTGCCGAATTAAACCTGCGCCCCGGCGACTCTCTGATTTTGTATTCCGACGGTGTTACTGAGGCGTTTAATCCGCAGGAAGAATGTTATGGCAACGATCGCCTCCTCGCTGACGCTGGCGCATTCAACGGCAGTTCGGCCCCCGTGATTACGGCCGGCCTGCTCGAGAAGGTCCGGGCATTTGCCCGAGGCGCCCCGCAGTCGGATGACATTGCCATTTTGACGTTGCAGGTAAACGGAACAGGAGGCCGAACATGACCCTCGAGCTGTGTGCCACGCCGGAAGAAGTCATGCGAGCCGTGGGGGCATTTCAGGATTTTGCACGGACGCAGCAGATCCCCGAAAAAAACGCCTTCGGGCTGGCACTGGCACTGGAGGAATGCGGCAGCAACATTGTCAATTACGCGTTGGG encodes the following:
- a CDS encoding PP2C family protein-serine/threonine phosphatase; translated protein: MKKLSDCRILLVDDAKVNLDILVEGLKSDHKLSLALTGETALQIASRTPPDLVLLDIVMPGMDGYEVCRRMRQIPETAEVPIMFLSSLEEIQNKTLGFEAGANDYLTKPFDMLEVKARVRSLLKAKAYSDEVKEQIATELRFAREIQMGMLPHDFIPVERDYGVQFGAVLEPAREVGGDLYGICAAGAERLVIFFGDVSGKGIPASMFMVRAISLARLLARDMAEPEHILARLNDELATDNPSGMFVTFLCAVFEPKSGRLTLANAGHCRPVLRPADAPPRWAMKNLGTALGFEPGMEFERAELNLRPGDSLILYSDGVTEAFNPQEECYGNDRLLADAGAFNGSSAPVITAGLLEKVRAFARGAPQSDDIAILTLQVNGTGGRT